The Pagrus major chromosome 1, Pma_NU_1.0 genome includes the window AGAGTCGAGATTACCCGGCGCTGAAAGAAGACCACGTCAAGCAGGCGAAGCAAAAGAGTCCgtaaaaatcaaacacaactGTGAGAAAGCTCAAAGACGACTTAGATAAACGcttgtattttctttaatgtCAGAATTGTACATGGACATCCCGATGGATTTGCACTTCTTTTTACAATATGTACCACATATAACAGCACCTACATGTTAtttacacacattacacaagATTGTATCACAAAGCAGTGTGAAATTTGCAAAACAAGAGCCCCAAGCCTTGCTGAACCATCACGTCCATCCATGAGTTGgctaaacaaagtaaaatatcacAGCCCCCTTCTCGATCACAGACCATTCCCCCTTGTAAATTTCAAGgtttaaagctgaaatcatAAGTGTTGTAACTCTTTAAAtacaagagacaaaaaagatGACAATGCAACACTTTATGTTCTCGTCAATGGggcaaatgtaaacattaattaGGTAAAATGCAAGCTTGGAAACACTGACTgctttttaagcaaaaatgcaaGAACCAGTACTCAGTCAGTTGTGATGCTGAAAGGGAAACAGTGCGTTTGGATTAATTGTAAACACGACAATACTATGGGTTACAACGTGATTAGAAAATGGCAAATAACAATGCAGGATAAGGTTACTTAGGCAAAGAAATCTTTGTCGAAAATAAATCTTGCTTTACCATCTTTTGTTACCCCACTACTCAAAGTGTCAAAGTGTGTTATCTGTGTACACTGACAGACCTGCTTTGTGATAAAACCCTGGTTTAGGCTGCGAGGAGCAACTAAAGAAAACATAGGATGAATTTAAGTAAAACAGGAACTAATTTGTTCAAGTGGGTGCTAGATTTGCCAGAACCCcgcatccacaaacacacacactctcacacaaacacacacacacactcactcactcaccgtTGCACAACAACCAGAGATACTGTAGCAGCTTTCTCAAAGGCAAAGACAAGTACAACACAGTAAGTGGCAGTTCTGCTGTCAGaaacgcaaacacacagagcagcagcagaatgagAAACACACGCTGACAAGCGTTTTGAGTCAAGCCACACGGCAGGGAGGTGGTTCAAACTCCTGAAGAGTACGGGTTTCAGTCCAGTCTGGTTTGGCCAGCActccacagaggaggagggggagaaagtaCGCTCGACAGTGAGGGGAAGAGAACTGCAAACAGTAAGCAACAGCCCGATTCATCTGATTAGCGGATGTGAAGCACAAAAGGCGCCCGGCCAAATAAACAATGTCTAAACGCAACATTCTGCAATATAAGGATTTCAAGTGTCACATGTGCTCACTTAGGTATCAGATCTACTGAGGGCAACTAAACAGGAAAGAacactttctggaaaaagaaCAGAACACTACTATGGAGCAGATAAGTGAGACAACAGAGGgggatgaaagaaaaataaaggggGAGAAATGTGTCAGGTTGGTAATAGTTAAGTTCTTTTATTTGTAGCATTGCAACTAAGATGAAAAGGAGGAAGATTTCAATGGTTGGCCAAGGCATCAGTCCTCATCAGCTGTCCAGTCGGCCACcaaggagaggacagaggagggattAGTGGCGTAGGAAAAGTTCAGAGCATCCTGTTACGTTTATGAGTAGGTGAGtctgtgatgacatcactacAGGGGGCAGGGCCTCGTTTACGATTGGCTGTGGAATCCAAATGAAGTGCCATCTCCTCAGCGATGAAGGTGTTGAGGTCCACATCGTGAAGACCATTCCTGCGACGACTGAGGGACTGGGCAGGGTGAGTTGGGGAACCAGGAGGACCAGAACGCACAGAAATGCTTGCCATGGCACCACTAAGgcctggaaagaaaaaaggaaaatgtaagGACACGTCCATTCAAACAAAATCTAGCATCTTACACAATGCAACACCTTGCTGCTGAATTACGGCATTTTGACCTACCATGCAGCGCTATGGCCTCCCTGAAAGGCTGCAAGTCAGTCTCCACTGAGCTGCCGGTCTCTGGGGCTGATGGTCGGCTTGCAGACACCATGGCAACTCTGGGTGGGGCACGAGCTGTCCGTGGAGGTGGTACTTTGCCACAGAGGAAGCTGATGAGGTCCTCGCGCCTGATAGTTCTTCTGCGTTTCTTAACCCATGCAATCACATCCTTATTCCTACGCTGGTAACCTAAGTGGATGCCCAGGTCATAGCTCCGTTGGTGAGCCTCCATGctctctgaaaacaaaaaaggacaaatgtttttttttttgtaaatctggACACAACTTAAGTTCATCTGCAACAACCTCATTTACGAACAGCCAGTCAATCACAAGATGAGCAATAGTCGAGGAAAACTATTACTTGCCTTTGTACAGGTTAGTTACAGCTGTGGCTGCATTCTGGAAGGGCACCCAGAGAGAGAGGCCCTGCTGCTGACATACTCGAtctgcaaattaaatttaagaaGTTAGTCCGCTTGCGATGATAACTTTACAATGCCATTGTCGCTGCAAAATCCCACACTCCCCTTCTCCAGCTCGTACTTCTTCATAACAGTCGGGAATGGGCTTTCTTGTGTCGGCCCGAAGAGGAAAAATAACTAGCGGGTGGTGTTATTAGAGGCAATGATCTTCAAACTCCTTTCACAGCCACCCAGCATCAAATATAATTGAAGTGGTCTGTATGAGTAACGTAAAGCTACAGAGCAGCGATGTGAGAAAAAGCAGCTTAAACAAAAGAACTGGCAGCTCCGGCTAAGGTTCCCGTTTAATAACATACAAGTACAAAGGCTCAGGGCCCGTCCAGTGCTCCACCACCAATCATCCTCACACACATTCAATTATACCACAAATCCTTACATCTAATCTACAGAAGCTGGCCATATGGTTTCCTGTCCATATGGCCTCCTCGACTGGTGTTGAGTTTAACTTTGTGGACGTGCAGCTGTGGCACAGTCTGAGCACACAGTGGAGGGAGCTTAGTGCAGGATGTCTGAACTAAGGGAGGGATGATGACTGCACTTGTGAAGTAGTTGCAAAATTAAGACAGCTTTAAAAGGGAAAAATGGTCTGTCTGGCAAAGCGACGAACAAAGCCATCTTAGACAAGTGTTACTCCTAATAAATGACTCACTGGTCACATTAACCAACCATGATGCCACCATTTAAAACAAAGACTTAAACGGGGCTCATGCTAATAGCAAAAGCTGACAGGCGAAGATTTTACttctatactttttttttttcaatcctTTCGCCATTTTGTTCTGGATAATTACAACAATGCAGTCAACAGCAAAAGCCCCCCTTTGTTAGTGCGCAGGGATAAAACACATCTGTGCCGCTACTTATTAAAAGCTAAAAACACCACTGCGACGATGAACTATCGCTGCGTTTGACCGTCAACAAACTGAGTTGTTTTCAGTCGGCAAACTCCTCCCTGTGTATCGCCATTTTGACGAGCTAGGTAACTGTTAACggtggacaaaaacattttttagtgTGAGCCATGTTGTGTGCAAACAGAGAGAATAAATGTGCTGGAAGGAGTGAAAACACACGGCGCCGGGTCAGCCGGTGCTTTGTGGTCCAGTTGGCTCGGCCGCTGATCAATCCGTTTAGCCCGGGAGGACCTCTTGACAACTCGGGCCACTGAGCCGGATTCAGCTCTGTTGTCCCACATTCTGACACTGTGACCGGCTGCTAGCGTTGTCAGCAGGTTCGCGTTAGCTTCCGTCAGAGCTAGCTAACAAAACAGGGTCACGATATCGAGAAGAGAACTGCTGGACGCCCGATATCGTGCACAacttgaaaaaatacacattttggtgTCACCCAACACAAccgtaaaaacacacacacaccgctaaTTACGTTGGGAAGGAAAAGCTGCGAATGGCTAGCCTAGCCGAGCTAACCTAGCCAGTGCCCTTTGTGTCTCTCTCCGCCCAGCgataacgttagctagcagGATTAGCTTTCGTTAGCATCGGCTAGGACGGCTAGCTAGCTTAACTTCAACTTCGGTGTCGTTGGTACGGACCTTTGTAGAGCTGTGCTACCGCGGTAGCGGAGTTCTGAAAGAGGTgccacagctgctgctggctttGTTCCGTCTCCTCCTCGGTCGGATCGCGCTGTTCGGCCTCCGCTAAGCACTGCCGTTCCCACTTGGAGAACCAGTGTTCGGGGCCGTGCTCCTGGATCTccgcttctctctcctccttcctctcctccatagCTAACGTTAGGCGTTAGCTATTAGCCTTTAAGCTAGACTTCGTGTGAAATACTGGTCTGTTTGGTTTCCCGAGGTGCTTCGCTGCCTTTCTCCTGTGTTCTATACGAGAAAAAAAACGTTTCACGACCCTTACACTCTAtagaaaagggggaaaaaaacacaattcctGTTAGAGCCGCATTGTGAGCATTTTGAATTCCGCCCACACGCCCAGTGTAAAGCACACCACACTGAAGAACGCGATGACAACACCTTGGAATTTCTGGAACTGGCCACGCCCATTTTTCGATATGCTGAAAAGCCATTGGCTGCGGCGATTTTCTAGGCGGTTCTCGGTGCTGAACACGAAGCCTGATTGGACGacggcagagagagaaaaaggtcAGAGAAAAACAACGTTGATCAAACCAGGAGGCTCTTCTGCACTCTGcacagcagggggcagcagcgCCATGGACATGTGAAGCGCCACAGCATGGTCAGCACCGCAACAGGGTCAGCACCACAGCATGGTCAGCACCGCAACAGGGTCAGCACCACAGCATGGTCAGCACCGCAACATGGTCAGCACCGCAACATGTGAAGCACCGCAACATGGTCAGCACCGCAACATGTGAAGCACCGCAACATGGTCAGCATCACAACATGTGAAGCACCACAGCATGGTCAGCACCGCAACATGGTCAGCACTGCAACATGGTCAGCACCGCAACATGTGAAGCACCGCAACATGTGAAGCACCGCAACATGGTCAGCACCGCAACATGGTCAGCACGGCAGCATGGTCAGCACCACAGCATGGTCAGCACGGCAACATGTGAAGCACCGCAACATAGTCAGCACCGCAACTTGGTCAGCACCGCAGCATGGTCAGCACAGTTCACGGTGCGTACTGTGTGTGCAGGCTGCTTTTAGTCTGTGGCtgtgttcattattttttcttcatccaCTAGTTACCCAAAGTTAGCTGACGTAGCCATCATACATTACTGGTCCTACCAGCTCAATTAATTCAAGTTTTATTGCTTATCAAATAAACCTTTTATTTGCAAGAAAAGGAAGTGCATTGTATTATTCTTTCAAATATGTTTAaggttttaatgtaataaataataaaaaacttttttttatatagcatctttaaaaaaagagtttaCAAAAagctttgacaaacaagcaaaagcaggagacaagaaggcagaaccaaaaatgtaaaactataaAAAGTCCATATAAGTCATTACAAgttaaaggaataaaagtgattaTACAggtaaaaatcacagaaaaagaaagagtaATGTAAATAACAGAAtagaatcaataaaaaaatataagaaaccGACAGCAGATGTGCTTTGAAATTTATGACAACAGTTTCTTAAAGGCCATTTTCTGGTCGACAGGCTTCCTAGAAATAGTAGTAGTCGTCGAAGTAGTAGTATGGTTTCCATCATGAGGTGTATTTCCCTGGATTTGTCTGGGTCTACCACAACGTGTGGTTGTTATGTGTTTTCAACCTGTCAAGGACAATCCCCTGCCTTTTACTCTCCAATGACCCTGACTACAGACAAGCACTATTATCACATAGCTCATCATAGTTACTGCTGCAGTTGAGAGGTTGGGGGTAGAAGGTCAATGTCACACTATCTTTGAGAGCATTGAAGGAGTCCAAAGATCATATGAGTTAATTACAGATCACATGATTGCTGATAACTTGATCTCTCACCTGGTTCTCCCTGTCAGACTGCACACGTCTCTGTATCAGActgtccctctgtgtctcttccATCTTCACTTTCTGACTGAATTTCTGTCCTTTTGCTGGTAACTCTGCTCCCTCTGACGATGTCTAAGACGGAGCAGGTTGTTCGCGACGTTGAGGAGTATTTCCAGGAACGAGGGCCGACTGTCACATTCAGCAACTTGCACTATCGTGTTCAGGAGAGGAGGCTCTGCTGCAAGAGCGGTCCTGAAAAGCACATCCTCAAAGATGTGAGGTAGGATATGATACTCACACGTACCATTATATCTAGTTAAGAGCATTATTATTGGGTAGTGGCTGTCTGATAGCCTGTTAAAACCACCTGTAGGatgtgattttttctttttttatacaaaTGCTAAAAGTTATTAGATCACATGTTGTTGCACTTGCAGctcattttttcaaacatgtgCAAGTATTTTCACTCTTAAGGATATTTAACTcaatttatttgtgttttatttcaatgaGAGGCTGAGAAGTAAGTAGAATATCTGGAAAACAGAGTCAAAGACGTTCTGACAACAATCACATCATAAGCCAGAGGGAAACCATCTGCAGTATAAATAGCTATTTTTCCCATGGCAGCGCTATCTGAGCTTTTTGTTTGTCCAGCCATTCAGGCAACATACAGAGGGATAAGTCAAGTAATCAAAGTATGAATGACATTCAAAAGGCTCCTAATCTGACCCCAAAGACTCAgcatttgatgacctgggaattGTCTTCTTCAGCTTTAATATAATTCTGTCTAAGTTCAAATATAACCTGTGATTGCCTGATTTATGaatgtaaaactttaaaacatagACATGAGAATGTTGCAGCTCACATTATAAAGCTTCATCTGTGGCTTTTCTTGTATATCTTGCTGAGTTGTGTACATGATCTCAAATGTATCCAACAATGTTCCAACACAGAGAAATCCAGAACTTTAATCAAGTTTtatttggtcgcctgttgctaaAACTTCCAGTTGGacatcagatgatacgtcagagGGCGAAGAAGGAAGTCTCCCAATGTgactaaatgtaatgtaataaaaaacTTTAGTGCATTACCTCGTCTGTAAACATTTCTCTCTGACTCACTTCAGGTAGTTTTTATCAGgttcagcaatggtggttgtgaTCCCACATTACTTCTGttgtttattaatgttgtttacattgttcttgttcttttttgtcTATTTATCATATCTTGCTTTTTacttgtttattattattgtttttataaatgctTCTCTACTTTTGCTGTCCCCTTTGCTGCTATAATATGGCAAATTTCCTCATTGTGGGACTAATCAAgaattatcttatcttatcttactTCACGACATCATTAAACTAAGTCTTTTGCTTTTATTGGTTTGATTGAGAGAGTCCTAGCAGCAGAAACGACAAACTGTACTGTAGTGTGCATTTACAGTGTCCTCTGTGAAAAGACTGAATTCATTTTCTGATTGGTTGTTGCAGTGGCATCATGAGACCTGGGATGAACGCTATCATGGGCGCCACTGGAAGCGGTAAAACATCGTAAGAAACTTGTCCATGTCCATGCAAACACAGAGGCACGGTCTCACACACGTGTGCGACCCCGACCACATGAgtattattcatattatttcTCTTCCTGCCAGCCTCCTGGACGTTATCGCTGGTAGAAAAGACCCCGCTGGACTGCAGCATGGAAGAGTCCTGGTGGATGGCAAAGTCGTCACGTCTGAGCTCAGGCTCAGCTCTGCCTATGTGGTTCAGgtacacaaatacaaacatgcacacgCATTCTTTGAAAGTATTATACTCTCTGTGCCTAAGAGTGTACCCCATGTGCTTCCAGGACGATATCCTGATGGGCACTCTGTCTGTTAGGGAGAATCTCCTGTTCAGTGCCAACCTGCGTCTCAACCCCAAGCATCACTCCTCCGCAGATAAAAACAGCAGAGTCAATGCCATCATACAAGACCTGGGCCTCATCGACTGTGCAGACACTAAGGTACGTCGTTCAGACACACGCTGCATATCACTCGCTTTACAGCAGTATTTCATGTCTAGTGTGTTGGATTTAATGGTATCTGTGGGTGAGGTTGCAGACTGCAACCAACCAGACCTCCCTCACGTCACCCTTCCTGACGGTGGccacaaaaaatgtgaaaaacgcaacaaatgactgaatttccacttttgggtgaacttagcCTTTAAAGTAGGCCCAAAACCAGTTCCTTAGTTAGTTTTCACCCTTGCTGTTGctgagcagcagtgtttttgtgtattcatgtgtgtgtgtgtgtgtgtgtgtgtgtgtgtgtgtgtgtgtgtgtgtctgtgtgtgtgtgcgtgcagatAGGGACTGAGTTTCTGCGTGGCGTGTCTGGAGGGGAAAGGAAGAGGTGCAGCATCGGGATGGAGCTCAtcacctctccttctctgctgttTCTGGACGAAC containing:
- the hapstr1b gene encoding HUWE1-associated protein modifying stress responses, with the protein product MEERKEEREAEIQEHGPEHWFSKWERQCLAEAEQRDPTEEETEQSQQQLWHLFQNSATAVAQLYKDRVCQQQGLSLWVPFQNAATAVTNLYKESMEAHQRSYDLGIHLGYQRRNKDVIAWVKKRRRTIRREDLISFLCGKVPPPRTARAPPRVAMVSASRPSAPETGSSVETDLQPFREAIALHGLSGAMASISVRSGPPGSPTHPAQSLSRRRNGLHDVDLNTFIAEEMALHLDSTANRKRGPAPCSDVITDSPTHKRNRML